The stretch of DNA TTGTTACTGCGGGTAAATCGCACGTTACAGCAGATCATTTAAGAAAGCTTTTGGACGGTGAATTGGTTTTTGACgactttttgaaactaGGGTTAGTTGAATACTTGGACGTTAACGAAGAAAATGACTCGTTTATTGCATTGTACGAAAAGGATTTGGAGCCTGCCATAACACATATGGAGATAGAACCTTTTACAATTTTGGGTGCTGTTGCAGGTTTGATTCCTTATCCACATCACAACCAATCTCCGCGTAACACTTACCAATGTGCCATGGGTAAGCAAGCTATTGGTGCCATCGCTTACAATCAATTCAAAAGAATCGATACACTGCTGTACCTAATGACCTACCCGCAACAACCCATGGTGAAGAGTAAAACTATCGAATTAATAAACTACGATAAGCTTCCTGCTGGACAAAATGCGACAGTAGCTGTCATGTCCTACTCTGGTTATGATATTGAGGATGCTCTGGTGCTGAATAAATCGTCAATCGACAGAGGATTCGGTCGTTGTGAAACCCGCAGAAAAACCACCACCGTCTTGAAAAGGTACCCAAATCACACACAAGATATTATTGGCGGTATGCGTGTTGATGAGAATAACGAACGAATTTGGCAACATGAGGCACTGGGACCTGATGGGTTAGGTGAAGTTGGGATGAAACTAAACAGTGGCCAAGTATATATCAACAAATCTGTGCCGACAAACTCTACGGAACCATTCTCCGGCAACACGGAGGCTCAATACAGGGAAACACCTGTAATTTACAGGGCTCCAGAATCCTCTCATATTGACCAGGTTATGATGTCTGTTTCAGATAATGATCAAGCTTTGATCAAGGTACTTTTAAGACAGAGCAGAAGACCCGAACTGGGCGATAAATTTTCGTCTAGACACGGTCAGAAGGGTGTTTGTGGTATCATCGTTCAGCAGGAGGACATGCCTTTCAGTGACCAAGGTGTCGTTCCAGATATCATTATGAACCCTCATGGTTTTCCATCTCGTATGACGGTCGGTAAGATGATCGAACTGGTCTCTGGGAAGGCTGGTGTGTTAAATGGTACTCTGGAATACGGTACGTGCTTTGGTGGTTCCAAATTAGAGGACATGTCAAAAATCTTGGTCGACCAAGGTTTCAATTACTCAGGTAAAGACATGTTGTATTCGGGGGTCACCGGTGAGTGTTTGCAAGCCTATATCTTTTTCGGCCCAATCTACTACCAAAAGTTGAAGCACATGGTTCTGGATAAGATGCATGCGAGAGCAAGAGGGCCAAGGGCTGTGTTGACACGTCAACCTACCGAAGGTAGATCGAGAGATGGTGGGTTGAGATTAGGTGAAATGGAGAGAGATTGTGTTATCGCGTACGGTGCCTCTCAACTGTTGCTAGAAAGATTGATGATTAGTTCAGATGCCTTTGAAGTGGACGTCTGTAACAAATGTGGTTTGATGGGCTACAGTGGTTGGTGTACTACTTGTAAGAGCGCTGAAAACGTAATCAAAATGACTATACCTTACGCAGCCAAACTTCTATTCCAAGAATTGCTGTCCATGAACATTGCGCCAAGATTGAGATTGgatgaaatttttgaagagtgACCATCACCATAGCTTTCTCATCGCAGCATTGACATTATAGAAAAATATGTAATTAATTATTCACGTCAGTTTCTGAGAAGGTACAGTAATGTCTACTATATCAGGGAAAAAATAActcaaaaaaattggcTTTCACATTAAATAAAGTGCTGCTTTATACATTATGCTACATCTAGGATACAAAGAGTAAACAACTCGCCTCATGGACTCAGTTGTCAAATCAGTCATCTGACATTTCAACATCTTTTGCCTCCTCCTTTTCTCTATCAGCTTCTTCCAAACTTTCTCTGATCAACTTAgccttctcctccttcactTCACGCTGTACCGAAACATATGAACCCAATGGAGTCTTTTGCCAAGGAACGTCATTCAAAAATCTGTTGACCTCGGTTTTGTTACTAGGAGAGAAGTCGACATGTGCCCTTTTATCTTCGATAAATGAAATGTTCTGGTGCAGTTTTTCAACGATATTAGACAAcctcttgttcaacttgatGCTCTTGGATGTCTTGATGTAACGACGCAAGGAAATCACGACAGGGGTAGTCAATTCTGGGAATGAAACGCTTTTGCAGTACAGCACAAAGTATTCACCTAGCAGGTCGCAAATTTCTTCACACAAACCATCTTGGTATATTTTGGTCCCCAAGTAACCTTGAGGGCATCTGATGTTATGATCAAAGTCAAAAGCCTCAgggttgttcttcctctttggtggTTTCGTGAAGGCGGTGGATGTTAAAACCTCAAAAAGTATGGTAAAGATAGGGATGAAAACACCTGTATTTTGAGAAAGTCTGATCAAGGATTTAACCAAGTAGAATCTTAGAGGGAAAAATTGAGGAGCTGGAATTAACCTAGTAGTACCAATTGTGACCTGGACCAGCGGATAGATTAGCTGTCTCAAAGGAGATTCACGGCCCTGTTCCTTCTCGGGGTTGCAAGAAAAGGAAAGCACACGAGACCAGAAATCTAAGGAATGGCAGTATTGCCAGTTATAGACAATCTTATAGGCATCTGCTgcatttattttttggtttttcttAGATGTGGCACTCATCGTGTTTCTCAAATGTATGGCTAGTTGACGAATATATTCAAATCCAATTTGGTAACCTAGCGCCTCGTCGATGCCAAATAATTCAGCTGCAGAgtttttttggaaattgaTCAAAGGCATAGAACGAATATTAGTCTTACGACAACTTTTGATAAAGGTAGAGTAGGTCAATTTTAGGACCAGTTCTAGAGCAGAttttttgaactctttACAAGCACTGTGTAGAAAGGCGAAAGCGGCAACTTGTGTTTCAATTTCCCTGGTTGTTGCCCAAATTTGAACAATAATCTTCAGCATTTCTTTCAGAATTCTTCTAT from Huiozyma naganishii CBS 8797 chromosome 1, complete genome encodes:
- the NOC2 gene encoding mRNA-binding ribosome synthesis protein NOC2 (similar to Saccharomyces cerevisiae NOC2 (YOR206W); ancestral locus Anc_8.617), whose protein sequence is MGKASKATKKFQSKHLKRTLDQRKEVKKHKKLQGARGKKTGEKVDTRLTKDEQKMRDSAKEEVFKDMSVEQVFEKGIDVPKMNKKMRKQSENKSNDTSDDSSSSEEEDMATNMAALSKEDPEFYKYLQENDKGLLDFAGSNPLDGAESSDEEEGQDAGEEETQHEAAELEEAGSNKIELTVSLVKSWKNELRNAPNLKLLRNVIIAFKVAVHINNEDGTEDHKYAVNDERAFHQLMFVVLKDLPQAIQKMVPYKNTRGSRTLPTGTNVSKISSIIKVHSGSLLTLLNDVTNTETAAMILHSIEQLLPYFLSYRRILKEMLKIIVQIWATTREIETQVAAFAFLHSACKEFKKSALELVLKLTYSTFIKSCRKTNIRSMPLINFQKNSAAELFGIDEALGYQIGFEYIRQLAIHLRNTMSATSKKNQKINAADAYKIVYNWQYCHSLDFWSRVLSFSCNPEKEQGRESPLRQLIYPLVQVTIGTTRLIPAPQFFPLRFYLVKSLIRLSQNTGVFIPIFTILFEVLTSTAFTKPPKRKNNPEAFDFDHNIRCPQGYLGTKIYQDGLCEEICDLLGEYFVLYCKSVSFPELTTPVVISLRRYIKTSKSIKLNKRLSNIVEKLHQNISFIEDKRAHVDFSPSNKTEVNRFLNDVPWQKTPLGSYVSVQREVKEEKAKLIRESLEEADREKEEAKDVEMSDD